The window TTGGTCAAGGCTTCAGTGTGCCATCAGTATTTGTAGAGCTAAAGGCTTGTCATGACTCTCAGAGGATGAATTCTACAACAGAGGTTGCCCCTTGTATTTTCCTCTAGCACTACCATGAAGTTCATTATTGTAACTATCTCAGTCTCATAGCTACTGAAATAATTGTAAAGATTCATGTCCCCTTCAGATAGAACTGTAGCAACTTCGTGGTATGGGCTTCTCCTGTAGCCCAATCATTTGatcttgtgttttcttcatccactacactgttttaggactaaataaatacaaagataaTGGTATTCCCATCAAGTTAGTTTCTTCATGCTAGTGCCAATGACCTCTGTTTTCAGTGTGCACTGACATCAGCTCAGGTTTGATAGCACGTTGTAGTAAAACACTAAAAATtgtataaacttttttttttcactatgaCTGCCCCAGTAAACATGCATGTTTCCATGCAGATGCCCCGGTGAATGTGAAGGTTGAGTACAAGTCAGAAGTTAAGGAGGGGGAATCTGTTCGGATGGAATGCTCCAGTGATGCTAACCCCCCAGCCAGCTATGAGTGGCATAATGAAACTGGTGCTCAGCTGTTTCATGGGAAGGTCTACACGCTGCACAATGCCTCCAGACATACAGGAGCTCTCTACTGTACTGCCATTAATACAATAGCACGAAACAAGTCAAGCCCTGTGCAGCTCAATGTGTTACGTAAGTCAACAGTTGAAGGACACAATGgacaacaaaaatataacatttaCAATTGTAGCTGCtaattgagttgtttttttctaattataGCTTCTAATTATTACTGATTAAAGAAAAGTTGATCAGATCACTCAAATGTTGGCGTTCCGTCATCTGGATTGATTAACATTTTTGATTTACATCCTCTAAGATCAGCTGATCGGGGGTTTTTGTAGTTGCACCTTTAGAAATCTGAGATGACCTGCCTGCTCAAATCCAGTTTGCTTAATCAGTCAAACTTGAATCAAAAAGCTTTTACCTctgtcttcatttattttcagtgtttttttctttttaagatattttatccttttttaaattcctgaTCTCATTTTAAGCtgtttgtgaagcactttgtaactttgttGAGAAAAGTAATGTACCCTTAAggttatttaaacaaaataaaaatatgttttattaattgTGATGTCCCTTATACTGACAGATGCCCCTGAGATTAAGAACATGTCTTCCTGCTACGCAGAGGCAGACGTGGTAAAGTGCGTGTGCATTGCAGAGTCAAGACCTGCGAGCACGGTTCACTTTGTGCTCTCTGACAAAGTCATGCCAAAAGCAAAGGTAGAGAAACACGGCCTTGTTACCATCGGTACTCTACAGGTAGAGTTTGGATCCTCTGGGTTTGTCCGCTGTTTGGCAAACAACACGCAGGGCAGCGCAGACCTCACACTCTATTTCCTGGTTAACAGTAAGCATGTTTTAGGAACATCCATTGTGTTTGATATTCATCTAAAAACGGAATAGTTGAGCATGAAAttcatttatgtatttgtttatttatttggacaggtaaaatgcagaatatttacatttctatAGCCATTGGAGCAGGAGGGATTCTGGTGATACTTTTGATAGCAGTGGGGGTGAAAAAATGGTAAGTTATCATATAACATGTTACTGTTATTGAAAGTatacaggaaaaaaatgttttatatgtcaGAAATAAAGTAGCAATAAGATGTTTGAAACTATGTTTGTTCTTAACATTGTTAGTTCGGAGTGAAAGTGTGTCTTGTAATAGTCTGAGCTCATCACTTTGCAGTTAACATTGCTGTGGTTGCGTGACAATTGTAAAACATTATTCTGCCAGCAGGGGGAGGTCTGTAGATGCAGCAACAACTGCTTTGAGCACCATGAAGGCGGCTAAAGATGTGGAGCACCCTCAGTATGCTACAACAACTACAAAGAGGTTTGAGTTATTCACCTCAGCTAAAATAATGTTTCCACACAATGTAAAGTGATACAAGGAAGCAAATCTAGCTAAGGTTGTGTGCATTTCTGTTTTGCATTTGgttgaaataaataagaatttAATAATTTCATTTCTGTTCTCTCCTCAGAATAGAGAAGACCTATGATGATGACGATTGCCTAGGTGCTGTTTATGCCAATGAACCTGTTTATGGTAACATGGAGgtttgtaaagttttttttctttaagtattATTTCCAGATTTGAAAGAACAGATCATTTATTTGAGTTTTCTCTATAGACCGAACTGGATGACGCAATATACGCCAATATGTAACAGGAACAAGAACACCGAATTCCCTGGAAGACCAGCTTCAGTTGCAATGTGTGTTTTCTATCTGATGGGGGGTGAAGAAACTTGTCGAGATTGTTGATATACTCATTTTTGTATAGGTTATCTAATCATTATCATCAGTCTAATTTATAGATGAGAAAATAGTTGTTCATGATGTTCAGTTGTTAATGCACTTGTGTTTTCAATTTTTGCTCCTCTCGAACACAGCTTACATGTCTTGTACGTTCTGTGACAACCATCATTAAATTGTTATAGTTTACTTTAAAATATGCTTGATAACTCTTCATTTTCCTACACTATCTGTCACTTGAGATCAGCACATAGTACACAGGCCACACTACAGAGAGCAACTTTGAGGTGTCGACCTTTTTGTACCCTGTTGTGAAATAATCATGGTATCATGAAGAGTCATTTTGATGCCATTTTTATTGAATTCACAAATTTacaagttaaattaaaaaagctaTGAACATATGGCAGCAGCACTTTCAGTCCACGCATCCTATAAGCAAATGTGTTCACAACTTCAGCTGTGaagcgtgcgtgtgtgtgtgtgtgtgt is drawn from Labrus bergylta chromosome 8, fLabBer1.1, whole genome shotgun sequence and contains these coding sequences:
- the LOC109986609 gene encoding sialic acid-binding Ig-like lectin 13 isoform X1, with amino-acid sequence MASLKCPLLYVLLCFQAVQTEASSWTATVPSSVKGLLGSCVVIPCTFDYPDPGRTLTGLTGMWTDQAHQLINHPVQSKVIEQYRGRTELLGDVRQKNCSLKIDPIQQSDEGPFHFRIEMAGYEKYSYTANSVSIAMISEPEQVTFLVKNKLKEGETVSASCSVSHSCPASPPVFNWSHSGENVFQQKQLNAGQWKATSTLTFNPTHVDHEKNLQCSVRYKGGKHQTESKKLNVKYAPVNVKVEYKSEVKEGESVRMECSSDANPPASYEWHNETGAQLFHGKVYTLHNASRHTGALYCTAINTIARNKSSPVQLNVLHAPEIKNMSSCYAEADVVKCVCIAESRPASTVHFVLSDKVMPKAKVEKHGLVTIGTLQVEFGSSGFVRCLANNTQGSADLTLYFLVNSKMQNIYISIAIGAGGILVILLIAVGVKKCRGRSVDAATTALSTMKAAKDVEHPQYATTTTKRIEKTYDDDDCLGAVYANEPVYGNMETELDDAIYANM
- the LOC109986609 gene encoding sialic acid-binding Ig-like lectin 13 isoform X2 — protein: MASLKCPLLYVLLCFQAVQTEASSWTATVPSSVKGLLGSCVVIPCTFDYPDPGRTLTGLTGMWTDQAHQLINHPVQSKVIEQYRGRTELLGDVRQKNCSLKIDPIQQSDEGPFHFRIEMAGYEKYSYTANSVSIAMISEPEQVTFLVKNKLKEGETVSASCSVSHSCPASPPVFNWSHSGENVFQQKQLNAGQWKATSTLTFNPTHVDHEKNLQCSVRYKGGKHQTESKKLNVKYAPVNVKVEYKSEVKEGESVRMECSSDANPPASYEWHNETGAQLFHGKVYTLHNASRHTGALYCTAINTIARNKSSPVQLNVLHAPEIKNMSSCYAEADVVKCVCIAESRPASTVHFVLSDKVMPKAKVEKHGLVTIGTLQVEFGSSGFVRCLANNTQGSADLTLYFLVNSKMQNIYISIAIGAGGILVILLIAVGVKKWGRSVDAATTALSTMKAAKDVEHPQYATTTTKRIEKTYDDDDCLGAVYANEPVYGNMETELDDAIYANM